The proteins below are encoded in one region of Sphaerodactylus townsendi isolate TG3544 linkage group LG06, MPM_Stown_v2.3, whole genome shotgun sequence:
- the DCDC2B gene encoding doublecortin domain-containing protein 2B isoform X1 has protein sequence MPSETIVVAPPAKNVVIFRNGDPFFNGRKFVISQRRFLTFEAFLNDVTSRIQAPVAIRSIYTPRQGHRITELAELHNGCQYVAAGFERFKKLAYLNPGMKQLSENQKKDRAQSYPVISRRANVLERYRGPVNVPCVIHVFRNGDLLTPPFRLTISKSSLQHWHTVLDLLSERANLRSGAVQKLCQLNGNAVSCGNELVSGSYYVAVGLEKYKNLPYVELLVPQKIIHRSFRNHPNNRRNGNRQDFQLHLRRVRSTGVMEKDSGPGSSPAPHEKARKHLHSEEEKQESIIYTKPVRVGQISWNSRQWSDQEGSVYKLKGARKEMQGAQEVREDEDTQVEFPIDQKVAEMVEEEVMPQTTMRQPNKVINLFSMVHRQNVLTEIMNAPFWTFMCLADSTTYSRIL, from the exons ATGCCCTCTGAGACCATAGTTGTGGCTCCTCCTGCCAAGAATGTGGTGATCTTTCGAAACGGAGACCCCTTCTTTAATGGCAGGAAGTTTGTGATCAGCCAGCGCCGCTTCCTGACCTTTGAGGCCTTTTTGAACGACGTGACCAGCCGGATCCAAGCCCCTGTAGCCATCCGGAGCATTTATACACCCAGGCAGGGCCATCGAATCACTGAACTGGCAGAACTGCACAACGGGTGCCAGTATGTCGCGGCGGGCTTTGAGCGGTTCAAAAAGCTGGC CTATCTAAATCCTGGAATGAAGCAGCTCAGTGAGAATCAGAAGAAGGATCGTGCACAG AGCTATCCAGTCATTTCCCGGAGGGCAAATGTTTTGGAGAGATATAGGGGACCGGTGAATGTGCCCTGCGTTATACA TGTTTTTCGTAATGGGGACTTGCTCACCCCACCGTTCCGGTTGACCATCTCCAAGAGCAGCCTGCAGCATTGGCATACCGTCCTAGACCTGCTGTCAGAGAGGGCAAACCTGCGAAGCGGAGCTGTCCAGAA GCTGTGCCAGCTGAATGGAAATGCCGTTTCCTGCGGCAATGAACTGGTGAGCGGGAGCTACTACGTGGCAGTGGGGCTGGAGAAGTACAAGAACCTGCCTTATGTGGAACTGCTGGTGCCCCAGAAGATCATCCATCGGTCCTTTCG GAACCATCCCAATAACAGAAGGAACGGCAATCGACAA GACTTCCAGCTGCATCTTCGAAGGGTGCGGTCTACAGGAGTTATGGAGAAGGACAGCGGCCCAGGCTCTTCTCCGGCACCACACGAAAAAGCCAGGAAACATTTACACAGTGAAGAAGAGAAGCAGGAGAGCATCATTTACACAAAGCCAGTTCGTGTTGGGCAGATCAGCTGGAATTCTCGCCAGTGGTCAGACCAAG AAGGAAGTGTTTACAAACTGAAAGGAGCAAGGAAAGAAATGCAGGGAGCTCAGGAAGTCAGGGAGGATGAAGACACACAAGTCGAATTCCCGATTGACCAG AAAGTTGCAGAGATGGTAGAAGAGGAAGTGATGCCTCAGACTACAATGCGGCAACCCAATAAGGTAATTAATCTTTTTAGTATGGTGCATCGGCAGAATGTTTTAACAGAAATAATGAACGCTCCGTTTTGGACATTTATGTGTTTAGCAGACAGCACCACTTATTCTAGAATCCTGTAA
- the EIF3I gene encoding eukaryotic translation initiation factor 3 subunit I, with product MKPILLQGHERAITQIKYNREGDLLFTVAKDPIVNVWYSVNGERMGTYNGHTGAVWCVDADWDTRHVLTGSADNSCRLWDCETGKQLALVETNSAVRTCGFDFGGNIIMFSTDKQMGYQCFVSFFDLRDSSQIENNEPYMKIPCSESKITSAVWGPLGEFIIVGHENGELNQFSGKSGEVLVNIKEHTKQINDIQTSRDMTMFITASKDNTAKLFDCTTLEHLKTFRTERPVNSAALSPIFDHVVLGGGQEAMDVTTTSTRIGKFEARFFHLAVEEEFGRVKGHFGPINSVAFHPDGKSYSSGGEDGYVRIHYFDPQYFEFEFEA from the exons ATG AAACCTATCCTGCTTCAGGGCCATGAGAGGGCGATTACTCAGATCAAATATAACAGAGAAGGTGACCTGTTGTTCACAGTGGCCAAAGATCCA ATTGTCAATGTTTGGTACTCTGTCAACGGTGAGAGGATGGGCACATACAATGGACATACTGGAGCTGTCTGGTGTGTTGATGCTGACT GGGACACGAGGCACGTGCTAACAGGTTCTGCAGACAACAGCTGTCGTCTCTGGGACTGCGAAACAG GCAAGCAGCTGGCTCTGGTCGAGACCAACTCCGCTGTCCGGACTTGTGGCTTTGATTTTGGAGGGAACATCATCATGTTTTCCACAGACAAGCAAATGGGATACCAGtgttttgtcagcttctttgacCTGCGGGACTCCAGCCAGATTG AGAACAACGAGCCTTATATGAAGATTCCATGCAGTGAATCCAAAATCACCAGTGCTGTGTGGGGGCCTCTCGGAGAATTCATCATTGTGGGGCATGAAAATGGAGAACTGAACCAGTTCAGTGGAAAG TCTGGGGAGGTCCTCGTGAATATCAAGGAGCACACAAAACAGATCAATGACATCCAGACCTCCCGAGACATGACTATGTTCATCACAGCTTCCAAGGACAACACAGCCAAG CTGTTTGACTGCACGACGCTTGAGCACCTGAAGACATTCCGGACCGAGCGGCCGGTAAACTCAGCTGCGCTCTCACCCATCTTCGATCAT GTGGTGTTAGGTGGTGGCCAGGAAGCCATGGATGTGACAACTACTTCCACTAGGATCGGCAAGTTTGAGGCCAG GTTCTTCCATTTGGCCGTcgaggaagagtttggaagagtcAAAGGTCACTTTGGGCCCATTAATAGTGTTGCTTTCCATCCTGATGGAAAGAG CTACAGCAGCGGCGGTGAAGACGGCTATGTCCGTATCCACTATTTTGATCCCCAATACTTTGAGTTTGAGTTCGAAGCCTGA
- the TMEM234 gene encoding transmembrane protein 234 isoform X1 → MASLGERPISGEVAALVLVAALWGGTNPFLKRGTEGLEQVKKKNWILQLLAEMKFLFLNYKYAVPLVLNQCGSLVYYITLASTDLTLAVPLCNSLALMFTVTTGRMLGEDIGSSRAALGMLLTGLGVALCIAESVDEKP, encoded by the exons ATGGCGTCGCTAGGTGAGAGACCTATTTCCG GTGAAGTTGCAGCTTTGGTCTTGGTAGCAGCTCTCTGGGGAGGAACCAACCCATTTCTGAAAAGAGGCACTGAGGGGCTAGaacaagtgaaaaagaaaaactggATACTGCAGCTTTTGGCTGAAATGAAATTCCTTTTTCTCAATTACAAG TATGCAGTTCCATTGGTGCTCAACCAGTGCGGCTCGCTCGTCTATTATATTACCTTGGCTTCCACAG ACCTGACCTTGGCTGTGCCTCTGTGCAATTCTTTGGCTCTGATGTTCACAGTGACGACAGGGAGGATGCTTGGAGAAGACATTGGCAGCTCAC GTGCTGCACTGGGGATGCTGCTGACTGGCTTGGGAGTGGCTCTCTGCATAGCTGAATCTGTGGATGAGAAACCATAA
- the DCDC2B gene encoding doublecortin domain-containing protein 2B isoform X2, whose amino-acid sequence MPSETIVVAPPAKNVVIFRNGDPFFNGRKFVISQRRFLTFEAFLNDVTSRIQAPVAIRSIYTPRQGHRITELAELHNGCQYVAAGFERFKKLAYLNPGMKQLSENQKKDRAQSYPVISRRANVLERYRGPVNVPCVIHVFRNGDLLTPPFRLTISKSSLQHWHTVLDLLSERANLRSGAVQKLCQLNGNAVSCGNELVSGSYYVAVGLEKYKNLPYVELLVPQKIIHRSFRNHPNNRRNGNRQDFQLHLRRVRSTGVMEKDSGPGSSPAPHEKARKHLHSEEEKQESIIYTKPVRVGQISWNSRQWSDQGSVYKLKGARKEMQGAQEVREDEDTQVEFPIDQKVAEMVEEEVMPQTTMRQPNKVINLFSMVHRQNVLTEIMNAPFWTFMCLADSTTYSRIL is encoded by the exons ATGCCCTCTGAGACCATAGTTGTGGCTCCTCCTGCCAAGAATGTGGTGATCTTTCGAAACGGAGACCCCTTCTTTAATGGCAGGAAGTTTGTGATCAGCCAGCGCCGCTTCCTGACCTTTGAGGCCTTTTTGAACGACGTGACCAGCCGGATCCAAGCCCCTGTAGCCATCCGGAGCATTTATACACCCAGGCAGGGCCATCGAATCACTGAACTGGCAGAACTGCACAACGGGTGCCAGTATGTCGCGGCGGGCTTTGAGCGGTTCAAAAAGCTGGC CTATCTAAATCCTGGAATGAAGCAGCTCAGTGAGAATCAGAAGAAGGATCGTGCACAG AGCTATCCAGTCATTTCCCGGAGGGCAAATGTTTTGGAGAGATATAGGGGACCGGTGAATGTGCCCTGCGTTATACA TGTTTTTCGTAATGGGGACTTGCTCACCCCACCGTTCCGGTTGACCATCTCCAAGAGCAGCCTGCAGCATTGGCATACCGTCCTAGACCTGCTGTCAGAGAGGGCAAACCTGCGAAGCGGAGCTGTCCAGAA GCTGTGCCAGCTGAATGGAAATGCCGTTTCCTGCGGCAATGAACTGGTGAGCGGGAGCTACTACGTGGCAGTGGGGCTGGAGAAGTACAAGAACCTGCCTTATGTGGAACTGCTGGTGCCCCAGAAGATCATCCATCGGTCCTTTCG GAACCATCCCAATAACAGAAGGAACGGCAATCGACAA GACTTCCAGCTGCATCTTCGAAGGGTGCGGTCTACAGGAGTTATGGAGAAGGACAGCGGCCCAGGCTCTTCTCCGGCACCACACGAAAAAGCCAGGAAACATTTACACAGTGAAGAAGAGAAGCAGGAGAGCATCATTTACACAAAGCCAGTTCGTGTTGGGCAGATCAGCTGGAATTCTCGCCAGTGGTCAGACCAAG GAAGTGTTTACAAACTGAAAGGAGCAAGGAAAGAAATGCAGGGAGCTCAGGAAGTCAGGGAGGATGAAGACACACAAGTCGAATTCCCGATTGACCAG AAAGTTGCAGAGATGGTAGAAGAGGAAGTGATGCCTCAGACTACAATGCGGCAACCCAATAAGGTAATTAATCTTTTTAGTATGGTGCATCGGCAGAATGTTTTAACAGAAATAATGAACGCTCCGTTTTGGACATTTATGTGTTTAGCAGACAGCACCACTTATTCTAGAATCCTGTAA
- the DCDC2B gene encoding doublecortin domain-containing protein 2B isoform X3, giving the protein MPSETIVVAPPAKNVVIFRNGDPFFNGRKFVISQRRFLTFEAFLNDVTSRIQAPVAIRSIYTPRQGHRITELAELHNGCQYVAAGFERFKKLAYLNPGMKQLSENQKKDRAQSYPVISRRANVLERYRGPVNVPCVIHVFRNGDLLTPPFRLTISKSSLQHWHTVLDLLSERANLRSGAVQKLCQLNGNAVSCGNELVSGSYYVAVGLEKYKNLPYVELLVPQKIIHRSFRNHPNNRRNGNRQDFQLHLRRVRSTGVMEKDSGPGSSPAPHEKARKHLHSEEEKQESIIYTKPVRVGQISWNSRQWSDQEGSVYKLKGARKEMQGAQEVREDEDTQVEFPIDQKVAEMVEEEVMPQTTMRQPNKKEKVEKARWIQHTAGDLMDEIP; this is encoded by the exons ATGCCCTCTGAGACCATAGTTGTGGCTCCTCCTGCCAAGAATGTGGTGATCTTTCGAAACGGAGACCCCTTCTTTAATGGCAGGAAGTTTGTGATCAGCCAGCGCCGCTTCCTGACCTTTGAGGCCTTTTTGAACGACGTGACCAGCCGGATCCAAGCCCCTGTAGCCATCCGGAGCATTTATACACCCAGGCAGGGCCATCGAATCACTGAACTGGCAGAACTGCACAACGGGTGCCAGTATGTCGCGGCGGGCTTTGAGCGGTTCAAAAAGCTGGC CTATCTAAATCCTGGAATGAAGCAGCTCAGTGAGAATCAGAAGAAGGATCGTGCACAG AGCTATCCAGTCATTTCCCGGAGGGCAAATGTTTTGGAGAGATATAGGGGACCGGTGAATGTGCCCTGCGTTATACA TGTTTTTCGTAATGGGGACTTGCTCACCCCACCGTTCCGGTTGACCATCTCCAAGAGCAGCCTGCAGCATTGGCATACCGTCCTAGACCTGCTGTCAGAGAGGGCAAACCTGCGAAGCGGAGCTGTCCAGAA GCTGTGCCAGCTGAATGGAAATGCCGTTTCCTGCGGCAATGAACTGGTGAGCGGGAGCTACTACGTGGCAGTGGGGCTGGAGAAGTACAAGAACCTGCCTTATGTGGAACTGCTGGTGCCCCAGAAGATCATCCATCGGTCCTTTCG GAACCATCCCAATAACAGAAGGAACGGCAATCGACAA GACTTCCAGCTGCATCTTCGAAGGGTGCGGTCTACAGGAGTTATGGAGAAGGACAGCGGCCCAGGCTCTTCTCCGGCACCACACGAAAAAGCCAGGAAACATTTACACAGTGAAGAAGAGAAGCAGGAGAGCATCATTTACACAAAGCCAGTTCGTGTTGGGCAGATCAGCTGGAATTCTCGCCAGTGGTCAGACCAAG AAGGAAGTGTTTACAAACTGAAAGGAGCAAGGAAAGAAATGCAGGGAGCTCAGGAAGTCAGGGAGGATGAAGACACACAAGTCGAATTCCCGATTGACCAG AAAGTTGCAGAGATGGTAGAAGAGGAAGTGATGCCTCAGACTACAATGCGGCAACCCAATAAG aaagagaaagtggAGAAGGCCCGTTGGATTCAGCACACTGCTGGTGACTTGATGGATGAAATTCCATGA
- the TMEM234 gene encoding transmembrane protein 234 isoform X2 — MASLGEVAALVLVAALWGGTNPFLKRGTEGLEQVKKKNWILQLLAEMKFLFLNYKYAVPLVLNQCGSLVYYITLASTDLTLAVPLCNSLALMFTVTTGRMLGEDIGSSRAALGMLLTGLGVALCIAESVDEKP, encoded by the exons ATGGCGTCGCTAG GTGAAGTTGCAGCTTTGGTCTTGGTAGCAGCTCTCTGGGGAGGAACCAACCCATTTCTGAAAAGAGGCACTGAGGGGCTAGaacaagtgaaaaagaaaaactggATACTGCAGCTTTTGGCTGAAATGAAATTCCTTTTTCTCAATTACAAG TATGCAGTTCCATTGGTGCTCAACCAGTGCGGCTCGCTCGTCTATTATATTACCTTGGCTTCCACAG ACCTGACCTTGGCTGTGCCTCTGTGCAATTCTTTGGCTCTGATGTTCACAGTGACGACAGGGAGGATGCTTGGAGAAGACATTGGCAGCTCAC GTGCTGCACTGGGGATGCTGCTGACTGGCTTGGGAGTGGCTCTCTGCATAGCTGAATCTGTGGATGAGAAACCATAA